A section of the Acropora muricata isolate sample 2 chromosome 4, ASM3666990v1, whole genome shotgun sequence genome encodes:
- the LOC136914577 gene encoding melanocortin receptor 4-like, translating into MTTMTNMSEINLKHFSRNVSDEGLHLHLTEQVVLITQIVVTTTTCPFTILLNTLVIMAVKKTPRLQSKANILLACLAATDAFIGLTAQPSSILVEVFRLIDMTSLAQKIRLNFHNRVLLAGITNSLLHLMLVTFERLVVIKFTVQHPFLITEKYIKISVATFWIIALCILALRYIIPYVVLFTAASLMVICVIFIAISYVILYRETLRHKKRIKTEQVAQQEVETFLKENKALKTTVYVVGSLVLCFTPSLFLLVSLVVKRLSLVANSVSFVSFCRVLVMLNSLLNPLIYFWRDKEMRKIVLPFFSRCITVNPSN; encoded by the coding sequence ATGACCACGATGACAAACATGTCTGAAATCaatttaaagcatttttcaagAAACGTGTCGGATGAAGGCTTACATTTACATCTCACGGAACAGGTAGTGTTAATTACACAAATTGTCGTAACCACAACAACTTGTCCCTTTACCATTCTACTCAACACCTTGGTGATTATGGCTGTGAAGAAAACACCACGACTTCAAAGCAAGGCCAACATCTTGCTGGCATGTTTAGCAGCGACTGACGCTTTCATTGGTCTCACAGCACAGCCATCGAGCATCCTCGTCGAAGTATTTAGGTTAATTGACATGACCAGTCTGGCCCAAAAAATTCGCCTGAACTTCCACAATCGAGTTCTTTTGGCAGGTATTACCAATTCATTGCTCCATCTTATGCTGGTAACTTTCGAGAGGCTTGTAGTGATCAAGTTTACCGTCCAACACCCCTTCCTAATAACAGAGAAGTACATTAAGATATCTGTGGCAACCTTTTGGATCATTGCATTATGTATATTGGCTTTAAGGTACATAATACCTTATGTGGTATTGTTTACCGCAGCTTCTCTGATGGTTATTTGCGTGATCTTCATTGCCATTTCTTATGTAATTTTGTACCGCGAGACACTTCGTCACAAGAAAAGAATCAAGACTGAACAAGTAGCGCAGCAAGAAGTGGAaacatttttaaaggaaaacaaggCTTTGAAGACAACGGTGTATGTGGTCGGCTCTCTCGTCCTCTGTTTCACACCATCATTGTTTTTACTGGTATCGCTAGTCGTTAAAAGGCTGTCCCTCGTCGCAAACTCTGTCTCATTTGTGAGCTTCTGCCGTGTGCTCGTTATGCTAAATTCGCTTCTTAATCCACTCATTTACTTCTGGCGCGATAAAGAAATGAGGAAGATTgtgttacctttcttttcaaGATGTATCACAGTGAATCCTTCGAATTAA
- the LOC136913043 gene encoding histamine H2 receptor-like, translating to MTNIPEVNSSQFSSNATYEGSHLHLTEKIGLIIRIAISVVTCPFTIVLNISVILAVKKTPRLQSKPNILLACLAATDAFIGITAQPSYILFAAFQVSGINSQAQSIRSHWHDRALVAGISNSLLHLMLVTLERLIAIKFTICYPYIITEKNIKISVVSFWTIALCTWGMGYMTHHVVLYTAGPLIACCLIFIAICYVILYRETLRHKERIKAEQVAQQEVEHFLKENKALKTTVYVVGSLALCFLPGFLVILSIKVDSLTLEKSDDIVGWSRLFTMLNSLLNPLIYFWRDKEMRKLVSNLFSRNSTVNTMD from the coding sequence ATGACAAATATACCCGAGGTAAATTCAAGCCAATTTTCAAGCAACGCGACATATGAAGGCTCACATTTACATCTCACAGAAAAAATCGGGTTAATTATACGAATTGCCATATCAGTAGTGACTTGTCCATTTACCATTGTACTCAACATCTCGGTAATTTTGGCCGTGAAGAAAACACCGCGACTTCAAAGCAAGCCCAACATCTTGCTGGCATGTTTAGCAGCGACTGACGCTTTCATTGGTATCACAGCACAGCCATCGTACATCCTTTTCGCAGCGTTTCAAGTTTCTGGCATTAACAGCCAAGCCCAATCAATTCGTTCTCACTGGCATGATCGAGCTCTTGTGGCAGGTATTAGCAATTCCTTGCTTCATCTTATGCTGGTAACTCTTGAGAGGCTTATAGCGATCAAGTTTACTATTTGTTACCCGTATATAATCACGGAGAAGAACATCAAAATTTCCGTTGTCTCCTTTTGGACCATCGCACTGTGTACATGGGGTATGGGATACATGACCCACCATGTGGTGTTATATACAGCAGGGCCTTTAATTGCCTGCTGTTTAATCTTCATTGCCATTTGCTACGTGATTTTGTACCGCGAGACGCTTCGTCATAAAGAACGAATCAAGGCTGAGCAAGTTGCTCAACAAGAAGTAgaacattttttaaaagaaaacaaggctTTAAAGACAACAGTGTATGTGGTCGGCTCTCTCGCCCTCTGCTTCCTACCAGGATTTCTAGTGATATTGTCAATCAAAGTTGACAGCCTGACACTCGAAAAATCTGACGACATTGTTGGCTGGAGTCGCTTGTTTACCATGCTAAATTCGCTTCTTAATCCACTTATCTACTTCTGGCGTGATAAGGAAATGAGGAAACTGGTGtccaatttgttttcaaggaattcCACTGTGAACACGATGGATTAA
- the LOC136915524 gene encoding histamine H2 receptor-like, which translates to MENVSGEINLNSSTNNATGDGFQLHLTDQVVLVIQIIITATACPFTILLNILVIMAVKKTTRLQSKANILLACLAATDAFIGLTAQPSYILFTTFQVFGMSSLAQTIRYHWQDRSVVAGITNSLLHLMLVTFERLVAIKFTIHYPFLITEKNIKLSVAMFWIIAVCSWVLRYVTPYVGLFTLGSVLPICIIFIAISYVILYRETLRHRKRIKTEQIPQQEVEAFLKENKALKTTVYVVGSLVLCFIPASFLFLSIVVESLTFEKSASFVSFCRVLSLLNSLFNPLIYFWRDKEMRKLVLPYFSTRITVVPSNKLQR; encoded by the coding sequence ATGGAAAACGTCTCCGGCGAAATCAATTTAAACTCATCCACAAATAACGCCACGGGTGATGGCTTCCAGTTACATCTCACAGATCAGGTGGTGTTGGTTATACAAATTATCATAACCGCAACAGCTTGTCCCTTTACCATTTTACTCAACATCTTGGTGATTATGGCCGTTAAGAAAACAACACGACTTCAAAGCAAGGCCAACATCTTGCTGGCATGTTTAGCAGCGACTGACGCTTTCATTGGTCTCACAGCACAGCCATCGTATATCCTCTTCACAACATTTCAAGTTTTTGGCATGAGCAGCCTGGCCCAAACAATTCGTTATCACTGGCAGGATCGATCTGTTGTGGCAGGCATTACCAATTCCTTGCTTCATCTTATGCTGGTAACTTTCGAGAGGCTTGTAGCCATCAAGTTTACCATCCATTACCCCTTCCTAATCACAGAGAAGAACATTAAGCTATCTGTTGCAATGTTTTGGATCATTGCAGTATGTTCATGGGTTCTAAGGTACGTAACACCTTATGTGGGACTGTTTACCCTAGGTTCTGTGTTGCCTATTTGTATAATCTTCATCGCCATTTCCTACGTGATTTTGTACCGCGAAACGCTTCGTCATAGGAAACGAATCAAGACTGAACAAATACCCCAGCAAGAAGTGGAAGCATTCTTAAAGGAAAACAAGGCTTTGAAGACAACGGTGTATGTGGTTGGCTCTCTCGTCCTCTGTTTCATACCAGCATCGTTTTTGTTTCTGTCAATAGTAGTTGAAAGCTTAACCTTCGAAAAATCTGCCTCCTTTGTGAGCTTCTGTCGTGTGCTTTCTCTGCTAAATTCTCTTTTTAATCCACTCATTTACTTCTGGCGTGATAAAGAAATGAGGAAGTTAGTGTTACCCTACTTTTCAACACGTATCACAGTGGTTCCTTCCAATAAACTGCAACGTTAA
- the LOC136915012 gene encoding uncharacterized protein: MEWTNNHDLALAREVLLLEPYRHKVRTIERGKVWQTIADNLNSHATLRFLVTKKSVREHLKLLLDKYRARMQKERRDSGVEVEETELDQALEEINEKWEAAEEQDTLLLNNKKKAEEDRAMGEEVRQKACEKLGETMKRKEEGESLSEPKRKRSRKGGNDTIEFLREKANIDMAMKQEEQKARREEHERQTRLYELALANQQQQQHQSNQLMSLMIGLMQKIAEK; this comes from the coding sequence ATGGAATGGACAAACAACCACGATCTTGCTCTTGCAAGGGAGGTTTTGTTATTGGAACCGTATCGTCACAAAGTGAGGACAATTGAAAGGGGAAAAGTGTGGCAAACAATAGCAGACAACCTCAATTCGCACGCTACATTGAGGTTTCTTGTCACGAAGAAATCAGTGAGGGAGCATCTTAAGCTTTTACTGGACAAGTATCGTGCAAGAATGCAGAAGGAACGGAGGGATAGTGGAGTGGAAGTAGAGGAAACAGAGCTGGACCAAGCCCTCGAGGAAATCAACGAGAAGTGGGAAGCAGCGGAAGAACAAGATACATTGTTGCTGAATAACAAGAAAAAGGCTGAGGAAGACAGAGCAATGGGAGAGGAGGTCCGACAGAAGGCGTGCGAAAAGCTGGGGGAAACGATGAAACGGAAAGAAGAAGGTGAGAGTTTGTCAGAGCCGAAGAGGAAACGGTCGAGAAAGGGTGGAAATGATACGATAGAGTTTCTGAGGGAAAAGGCAAACATTGATATGGCAATGAAACAAGAAGAACAGAAAGCGAGAAGGGAGGAGCACGAGCGGCAAACAAGGCTTTATGAGCTAGCACTTGCTAatcaacaacagcagcaacatcagAGCAATCAACTCATGAGTCTAATGA